A genomic region of Amphiura filiformis chromosome 6, Afil_fr2py, whole genome shotgun sequence contains the following coding sequences:
- the LOC140154189 gene encoding uncharacterized protein C56G2.4-like, producing MEDKNAFWFGYNYLVRCPLNQYGLPQYNIECGNFDPTTFSLADRLFRAGGFNATTITSYLDVVIHEKPGSYEACGHSYTSEGEADHTLDPINPEVLTPWQASYGFTASVQGIEEPNALYTLIIVDGGFFFLHGVYVDIPGNNFDIKFGKPISEYGGPSYNKDDPPNPYVFLLFRQESFFEAFDQLPGIWVRFFQQQTEYGPQIASLFKLLDFANDLKLVGPVAVNWLMSRTDPYAAQSLLESRIANICPMFVEQAAREYGLARIPDDAKFSVSVFMAHESVGRNFSVCCNNYAYEDQTYYLDPIGDGFLAPFDFKDPPAIKLVKMKLVPLPTDFIGEYYTLLQFIWAPNFAEISSPERPFMKWMVTNIPFGRVDMGNTVLPYFAPVLTTLTVRPQTMLYKQTKRVRINPFQYTPDCTDAAALDRCLFEMDRFVEENELELVGANWFTSSASGDASIALVAMDILGLSEADACAYVGVSGPCGATDAPITVAPITDAPTPAAVDEDSDKSRKFDDGHSSGSGKGRRRP from the exons ATGGAAGACAAAAACGCCTTCTGGTTTGGCTATAATTATCTCGTCAGATGTCCCCTAAACCAATACGGACTCCCTCAGTACAACATAGAATGTGGCAATTTTGACCCAACCACATTTTCTTTGGCAGATCGATTGTTTCGTGCAGGTGGTTTCAACGCTACAACCATAACGAGCTATCTTGATGTTGTCATTCACGAAAAACCAG GTTCATACGAAGCTTGCGGTCACAGTTATACATCGGAGGGAGAAGCCGACCACACCTTGGACCCAATTAACCCAGAAGTATTGACACCTTGGCAAGCATCTTACGGCTTCACAGCATCTGTGCAGGGAATTGAAGAACCTAATGCCTTGTACACATTAATTATAGTAGACGGTGGATTTTTCTTTTTGCACGGAGTGTATGTAGATATTCCtggaaataattttgatattaaatttggaAAG CCCATCTCTGAGTATGGCGGACCCTCATATAACAAAGATGACCCTCCAAATCCATACGTGTTCCTATTGTTTCGTCAAGAGTCCTTCTTCGAGGCATTTGACCAATTACCAGGAATATGGGTGCGGTTCTTCCAACAACAAACAGAATACGGTCCTCAAATCGCAAGTCTCTTCAAACTTCTCGATTTTGCCAACGATCTCAAGTTAGTAG GTCCAGTTGCTGTAAACTGGTTGATGTCTCGTACCGATCCATATGCAGCTCAGTCTCTTTTAGAAAGCCGTATTGCAAACATATGTCCTATGTTTGTCGAACAGG CTGCTCGTGAGTATGGCCTTGCTCGCATTCCTGACGATGCTAAATTCAGTGTTAGTGTTTTCATGGCCCATGAATCTGTCGGTCGAAATTTCTCTGTTTGTTGCAATAATTACGCATACGA GGATCAAACTTATTATCTTGATCCGATTGGTGATGGATTCTTGGCTCCATTTGACTTCAAAGATCCGCCTGCCATTAAACTGGTCAAGATGAAACTCGTCCCTCTGCCTACAGATTTTATTG GGGAATATTACACACTATTGCAGTTCATCTGGGCACCCAATTTCGCGGAGATTTCATCACCAGAGAGACCATTCATGAAATGGATGGTAACCAATATTCCATTTGGTAGAGTGGACATGGGGAACACCGTTCTTCCGTATTTTGCTCCTGTACTAACAACGTTGACCGTCAGGCCACAGACTATGctctacaaacaaacaaagcgtgTGCGAATTAATCCATTCCAATATACCCCGGATTGTACGGATGCTGCTGCTCTTGACAG ATGTTTATTTGAAATGGACCGATTTGTGGAGGAGAACGAGCTTGAACTCGTAGGTGCAAATTGGTTTACATCATCAGCTTCTGGTGATGCTAGCATAGCACTAGTTGCGATGGATATTTTGGGGCTCTCTGAAGCAGATGCTTGTGCGTATGTGGGTGTGTCTGGCCCCTGCGGCGCAACGGATGCACCAATAACGGTTGCACCAATAACGGATGCACCAACACCCGCAGCCGTTGATG AGGATAGTGATAAATCAAGGAAATTCGATGACGGACATTCCTCTGGTAGTGGCAAAGGAAGACGTAGGCCCTAA